The Cyanobacteria bacterium GSL.Bin1 genome window below encodes:
- a CDS encoding ATP-grasp domain-containing protein has protein sequence MSFSKILIANRGEIALRILHSCEELGITTVAVHSTIDRNALHVQLADESVCIGEPPSSKSYLNIPNLIAAALTRNATAIHPGYGFLAENARFSEICADHQIHFIGPTPAAIRAMGDKSTAKETMQKAGVPVVPGSDGLLADETTAYRVARNIGFPVMLKATAGGGGRGMRLVHHEGELSKLFQAAKGESEAAFGNGGVYLEKFIERPRHIEFQILADQYGNVIHLGERDCSIQRRHQKLLEESPSPVLDANLRQKMGKAAVKAAQSINYVGAGTVEFLLDAHGHFYFMEMNTRIQVEHPV, from the coding sequence ATGTCCTTTTCTAAAATCCTAATTGCGAATCGTGGGGAAATTGCCCTGCGAATTTTACATAGTTGTGAAGAACTCGGCATTACCACCGTTGCCGTACACTCTACCATTGACCGTAATGCGCTTCATGTTCAATTGGCTGACGAAAGTGTCTGCATTGGCGAACCGCCTTCGAGTAAAAGTTACCTGAATATTCCTAACCTGATTGCTGCTGCCCTGACTCGTAACGCAACTGCCATTCATCCCGGATATGGGTTTTTAGCCGAAAACGCCAGATTCTCTGAAATTTGCGCTGATCATCAAATTCACTTCATTGGACCGACGCCGGCTGCCATTCGCGCAATGGGAGACAAATCAACAGCAAAAGAAACCATGCAAAAAGCAGGGGTTCCGGTGGTTCCCGGTAGTGATGGCTTATTAGCTGATGAAACAACGGCTTATCGCGTTGCTCGAAACATTGGCTTCCCAGTCATGCTGAAAGCCACTGCTGGTGGGGGAGGGCGGGGAATGCGTTTAGTCCACCATGAAGGCGAGTTAAGTAAGCTCTTTCAAGCGGCGAAGGGAGAGTCAGAAGCTGCTTTTGGTAATGGTGGTGTCTACTTAGAAAAATTTATTGAACGTCCCCGTCATATTGAATTTCAAATCCTCGCTGATCAGTATGGGAATGTCATACACTTGGGAGAAAGAGACTGTTCCATTCAGCGTCGTCACCAAAAATTACTTGAAGAGTCACCGAGTCCGGTTTTAGATGCTAACTTACGGCAAAAAATGGGAAAAGCAGCCGTGAAAGCAGCCCAGTCCATTAACTATGTCGGTGCAGGAACAGTAGAATTTCTCTTGGATGCTCATGGTCACTTCTACTTCATGGAAATGAATACCCGCATTCAAGTGGAACATCCGGT
- a CDS encoding NAD synthetase: protein MNDLTTFLPTGIQISYLVAASLFILGLKKLGSPATARNGNVLSATGMLLAVVVTLLDQQILNYQWVLIGVAVGSVIGAIIAKTVAMTAMPQMVGFLNGLGGAASALVAMGEFWRLVHSEAGVPLDATITVILGIFIGGATLTGSLVAVGKLQGIITGKPVTFPLQQPINIAIAGAFIVSSAFLIANPADQAAFFTMIGLASLFGILFVLPIGGGDMPVVISLLNSLSGLAASAAGFVVMNNMLIIAGALVGASGLILTEIMCKGMNRSLASVLFGAFGGGDAGGVPGAVGADLGDKVVRSIGSEEAAMMLRYARSVVIVPGYGMAVAQAQQAIQELAILLEQGGVEVKYAIHPVAGRMPGHMNVLLAEANVPYTQLYDMDDINPQFEQTDVALVVGANDVVNPGARHDQGSPIYGMPILEVDKAKQTIVIKRSLGTGFSGIQNELFFKDKTTMLFGSAKDMLTQLVSEVKQL, encoded by the coding sequence GTGAACGACTTAACAACATTTTTACCCACAGGGATTCAAATTAGCTACTTAGTTGCGGCTTCCCTGTTTATTCTTGGCTTAAAGAAATTAGGGTCCCCAGCGACAGCTCGTAATGGGAACGTTTTATCTGCAACAGGGATGCTTCTTGCCGTCGTGGTTACCCTGCTGGATCAACAAATTCTTAATTACCAATGGGTGCTCATTGGAGTCGCTGTTGGATCAGTGATTGGTGCGATTATTGCCAAAACCGTTGCCATGACAGCAATGCCACAAATGGTTGGCTTCCTCAACGGCTTAGGAGGTGCGGCCTCAGCATTAGTTGCGATGGGCGAATTTTGGCGACTAGTCCACTCAGAAGCAGGAGTGCCCCTTGACGCGACCATTACCGTGATTCTCGGGATTTTTATCGGTGGGGCAACCTTGACGGGTAGCTTAGTGGCAGTAGGCAAGCTACAGGGGATTATTACCGGAAAACCCGTGACTTTCCCTTTGCAACAACCCATTAACATCGCGATCGCGGGTGCCTTTATTGTCAGCAGTGCGTTTTTAATTGCCAACCCAGCTGATCAAGCGGCCTTCTTCACCATGATTGGACTGGCGAGCTTGTTTGGGATTCTCTTTGTCCTTCCTATTGGCGGTGGCGATATGCCCGTTGTCATTTCGCTATTAAACTCTCTATCTGGTTTAGCAGCCAGTGCAGCAGGTTTCGTCGTCATGAACAATATGCTGATTATTGCCGGAGCGTTAGTCGGGGCATCCGGTTTAATCCTTACCGAAATCATGTGTAAAGGCATGAACCGCTCTTTAGCCAGCGTTCTCTTTGGTGCGTTTGGCGGCGGTGACGCCGGTGGTGTTCCCGGCGCTGTTGGTGCGGACTTAGGCGATAAAGTGGTCCGTAGCATTGGTTCTGAAGAAGCAGCGATGATGCTCCGCTACGCCCGTTCGGTAGTGATTGTGCCGGGTTATGGCATGGCGGTTGCCCAAGCCCAGCAAGCGATTCAGGAATTAGCGATTCTCCTTGAACAAGGGGGCGTGGAAGTGAAATATGCGATTCACCCGGTTGCGGGAAGAATGCCAGGACACATGAACGTTTTACTCGCCGAAGCGAATGTTCCTTACACGCAACTCTATGATATGGATGACATTAACCCGCAATTTGAACAAACGGATGTGGCGTTAGTGGTGGGTGCTAATGATGTGGTGAACCCCGGTGCCCGTCATGACCAGGGAAGCCCGATTTATGGGATGCCGATTCTAGAAGTAGATAAGGCAAAACAAACCATTGTCATTAAGCGGAGTTTAGGAACGGGTTTCTCCGGGATTCAGAACGAACTCTTTTTCAAAGATAAAACGACGATGCTCTTCGGTAGCGCGAAAGATATGCTTACCCAATTAGTCTCGGAAGTAAAACAGCTCTAA
- a CDS encoding cupin domain-containing protein: protein MLVRKLNECEEFTAGDGTILRELLHPDKQPLELRYSLAHAIVPIGQTSIPHSLTTSEVYYIMQGKGEMHIDNESQVIEPGDAIYIPPNARQYVHNCGDEPLVFVCMVDPAWREEDETIYE, encoded by the coding sequence ATGTTAGTAAGAAAACTCAACGAATGCGAAGAATTTACAGCGGGGGATGGCACAATTTTACGAGAATTGTTACATCCGGATAAGCAGCCTTTAGAGCTACGCTATAGTCTCGCTCATGCCATTGTCCCAATTGGTCAAACGTCTATTCCCCACTCCTTAACGACCTCCGAAGTTTATTACATTATGCAAGGCAAAGGGGAAATGCACATAGATAACGAAAGCCAAGTGATTGAGCCAGGAGATGCCATTTATATTCCCCCCAATGCACGTCAATATGTCCATAATTGTGGCGATGAACCATTAGTATTTGTTTGTATGGTCGATCCAGCTTGGCGGGAAGAAGACGAAACAATTTATGAGTGA
- a CDS encoding DUF433 domain-containing protein, with protein MNYRDYITIEPNKRGGKPCVRGLRITVYEVLEYLASEMTEAEILDDFPDLTREDLKACIAYAADRERRFMAASSSA; from the coding sequence ATGAATTATAGAGATTACATTACGATCGAACCAAACAAACGCGGTGGCAAACCTTGTGTACGTGGCTTGCGAATTACCGTTTATGAGGTGCTTGAATACCTGGCTTCTGAGATGACTGAAGCAGAAATTCTTGATGATTTTCCCGATCTAACGCGAGAAGATTTAAAGGCTTGTATCGCCTATGCTGCTGACCGTGAACGTCGGTTTATGGCTGCTTCATCATCCGCATGA
- a CDS encoding histidine kinase — MSDNQQRILGYFIEEAKEHLETLEQGLLNLSSASEDSEQIDELFRAAHSIKGGGAMLGYGSIQKTAHRLEDAFKVFRDGKVNVDEKLESLFLSAFDVLKDLIARLQSPEGLSEGQGKELVKGAESQFKELQEHLDQCADVKAVIADLGGAATAEPTTAIENQVIEIRPLLREMLQLFKGEDTVETRQTLSQICHRAKGLAEDDPNWRQLVETANSAIVNPKHSYRTLAPVVIKELKQGADCIELEQPQAIKIGESLNRLANASIPHVLIPAEPQAAAALLKRIFNQQQLSELKEKISV, encoded by the coding sequence ATGAGCGATAATCAACAACGCATCCTCGGGTATTTTATTGAAGAGGCGAAAGAACATCTAGAAACACTCGAACAAGGACTACTGAACCTATCGAGTGCGAGTGAAGATTCAGAACAAATTGATGAATTATTTCGGGCGGCCCACTCCATTAAAGGAGGCGGGGCAATGTTGGGCTATGGCAGCATCCAAAAAACGGCTCACCGTCTTGAAGATGCCTTTAAGGTGTTTCGGGATGGCAAAGTCAATGTTGATGAAAAACTCGAGTCACTGTTTCTTTCTGCTTTTGATGTACTAAAAGATTTGATCGCGCGCTTGCAATCGCCAGAGGGCTTGAGTGAAGGCCAAGGCAAAGAACTCGTTAAAGGGGCAGAATCTCAATTTAAGGAATTACAGGAACATTTAGATCAATGTGCCGATGTAAAAGCAGTAATCGCTGATCTCGGCGGAGCTGCAACCGCTGAACCCACAACTGCGATTGAAAATCAGGTCATTGAGATCCGACCGCTGTTACGAGAAATGTTGCAATTATTTAAAGGAGAGGACACTGTTGAGACGCGCCAAACTTTGTCACAAATTTGTCATCGTGCTAAAGGATTAGCAGAGGATGATCCGAACTGGCGACAATTGGTTGAGACAGCCAACAGCGCGATCGTCAATCCAAAACACTCCTATCGTACCCTTGCCCCAGTCGTAATTAAAGAACTCAAACAAGGGGCAGATTGCATCGAACTCGAGCAACCCCAAGCAATCAAAATTGGCGAAAGCTTGAATCGTCTAGCCAATGCTTCTATCCCTCATGTCTTAATTCCAGCCGAGCCCCAAGCCGCAGCCGCACTCCTTAAACGCATCTTTAACCAACAACAACTATCAGAACTCAAAGAGAAGATTAGTGTCTAA
- a CDS encoding NAD(P) transhydrogenase subunit alpha: METTLIASLFVFVLAAFVGFEVINKVPPTLHTPLMSGANAISGITVIGAVLIAGAGGNSTVTTIMGFIAVILATINVVGGFLVTDRMLQMFKK; encoded by the coding sequence ATGGAAACAACACTCATTGCCAGTTTATTTGTATTTGTCCTGGCTGCTTTTGTCGGGTTTGAAGTGATTAATAAAGTTCCCCCAACGCTACACACTCCCCTCATGTCAGGTGCTAATGCTATTTCCGGTATTACTGTCATTGGTGCGGTGCTGATCGCCGGCGCCGGTGGCAATAGTACAGTCACGACTATTATGGGCTTTATTGCCGTTATCCTAGCCACAATCAATGTCGTCGGCGGGTTTCTCGTCACTGATCGGATGCTGCAAATGTTTAAAAAATAA
- a CDS encoding Re/Si-specific NAD(P)(+) transhydrogenase subunit alpha: MKIAVTKEIEVGERRVALIPDIVSRLVKQGWEIQVEAGAGEAAFFSDRAYEEAGATIITDKATLWQSADIITKVSALKEEELPLLPKGKSVIGLLDPLGKPELIQTLAEQGINSFALELMPRTSRAQSMDALSSQGNIAGYKAVLLGATALPKFFPMLTTAAGTIRPATVFIIGVGVAGLQAIATARRLGALVEAFDIRPEVKEQVQSLGADFVEMSFEEETTTKDGYAKEVSKDAKQQSQELIAKHVAKADVVITTAQVQGKRAPQLVTNDMIKQMRPGSVIVDLAGEQGGNCEPTEAGKDIQVEPGVTVIGPINLPSSLPIHASQMYSKNVSTLLQYLVKEEQMQLDFEDDIINSICLTHDGELRNQRVKDILAAKTESKV; the protein is encoded by the coding sequence ATGAAAATAGCAGTTACCAAAGAAATTGAAGTGGGAGAGCGCCGAGTGGCGCTAATCCCTGATATTGTCTCCCGTTTAGTCAAACAAGGCTGGGAGATTCAGGTCGAAGCTGGGGCAGGAGAAGCAGCCTTTTTTAGCGATCGCGCTTATGAAGAAGCCGGTGCTACTATTATCACTGATAAAGCAACTTTATGGCAAAGTGCTGATATTATCACTAAAGTCTCCGCACTCAAAGAAGAAGAACTCCCCCTCCTGCCAAAAGGAAAATCAGTGATTGGTTTACTCGACCCGTTAGGCAAGCCGGAATTGATTCAAACCCTAGCAGAACAAGGGATTAATAGCTTTGCCCTCGAACTCATGCCTCGGACTAGCCGTGCCCAAAGTATGGATGCACTCTCTTCCCAAGGCAATATTGCGGGTTACAAAGCAGTATTACTAGGGGCAACAGCATTGCCAAAATTCTTCCCGATGTTGACGACTGCGGCAGGAACCATTCGCCCAGCCACCGTTTTTATCATTGGGGTTGGGGTAGCCGGTTTACAAGCCATTGCTACTGCGCGTCGTTTAGGAGCATTGGTGGAAGCCTTTGATATTCGCCCAGAAGTGAAAGAACAAGTACAAAGTCTGGGCGCAGATTTCGTGGAAATGTCCTTTGAAGAAGAAACCACTACTAAAGATGGTTATGCCAAAGAAGTTTCCAAAGATGCCAAACAACAGTCCCAAGAACTGATTGCCAAGCACGTGGCAAAAGCTGATGTCGTGATTACAACCGCACAAGTCCAAGGTAAACGTGCTCCGCAATTGGTGACCAATGACATGATCAAGCAAATGAGACCCGGTTCTGTTATCGTTGATCTGGCTGGAGAGCAGGGTGGAAACTGCGAACCCACCGAAGCCGGAAAAGATATTCAAGTTGAGCCGGGAGTGACGGTCATTGGACCGATTAACTTGCCCTCTTCCCTACCGATTCACGCTAGCCAGATGTATAGTAAGAACGTTTCGACCCTGTTGCAATATCTGGTGAAAGAGGAACAAATGCAACTGGATTTTGAAGATGACATCATCAATAGCATTTGTCTCACTCATGATGGCGAACTGCGCAACCAACGAGTGAAAGATATCTTAGCAGCGAAAACCGAATCAAAAGTCTAA